Proteins encoded within one genomic window of Bombus vancouverensis nearcticus chromosome 4, iyBomVanc1_principal, whole genome shotgun sequence:
- the LOC117156585 gene encoding cytidine deaminase isoform X2, with the protein MNTEEIIDFTDIEPDIQSLIKKSVAARCNVENASYPVGTCAERTAIVKAVSEGKRKFKVLAVVANKVNNNFTTPCGFCRQAIAEFGDIPIYLAEPLMKYVLKTSLSNLLPCAFGLGNAETLQ; encoded by the exons ATGAATACAGAAGAAATTATTGATTTCACGGATATAG AACCAGATATTCAATCTCTAATAAAGAAGAGTGTAGCTGCTC GGTGCAATGTAGAAAATGCATCTTATCCTGTAGGAACATGTGCTGAAAGAACAGCTATTGTTAAAGCAGTGTCAGAAGggaaaagaaagtttaaagtCCTAGCAGTTGTAGCTAATAAAGTGAACAATAATTTTACCACACCATGTGGTTTTTGTAGACAAGCTATCGCAGAGTTTGGTGATATACCAATTTATTTAGCAGAACCTCTAATGAAGTATGTGTTAAAAACTTCGCTAAGTAACCTATTACCTTGTGCCTTTGGGTTGGGAAACGCAGAAACATTACAATAA
- the LOC117156585 gene encoding cytidine deaminase isoform X1 has protein sequence MNTEEIIDFTDIEPDIQSLIKKSVAAREYSYSPYSKFKVGAGVLCTDGIIFTGCNVENASYPVGTCAERTAIVKAVSEGKRKFKVLAVVANKVNNNFTTPCGFCRQAIAEFGDIPIYLAEPLMKYVLKTSLSNLLPCAFGLGNAETLQ, from the exons ATGAATACAGAAGAAATTATTGATTTCACGGATATAG AACCAGATATTCAATCTCTAATAAAGAAGAGTGTAGCTGCTCGTGAGTACTCTTATTCACCCTATAGTAAGTTTAAAGTCGGAGCTGGAGTGCTTTGTACCGATGGGATCATTTTCACAGGGTGCAATGTAGAAAATGCATCTTATCCTGTAGGAACATGTGCTGAAAGAACAGCTATTGTTAAAGCAGTGTCAGAAGggaaaagaaagtttaaagtCCTAGCAGTTGTAGCTAATAAAGTGAACAATAATTTTACCACACCATGTGGTTTTTGTAGACAAGCTATCGCAGAGTTTGGTGATATACCAATTTATTTAGCAGAACCTCTAATGAAGTATGTGTTAAAAACTTCGCTAAGTAACCTATTACCTTGTGCCTTTGGGTTGGGAAACGCAGAAACATTACAATAA
- the Ube4B gene encoding ubiquitination factor E4B: MSELSQEEVRRRRMARLAGLDSFSSTVNSNHNNDPVSPNTPGPSKTFTEQIISPLKQQQFQNPGVPMEIEESNNKQCSSSGVDIDSGIENMEVEEPDRKELKPRSRTTSSSTEVTTEQIHAVISRVLRISWKEPAEGCIFLPQTATYALSTKLVDATEIINQALMEVLCMFMRDEDPLKEINIDTSSDREDSPNSQTSPLQSPVTTFCRCDICCKSSQPKSLIYLLDCYSRVAIEERNHPKKSSTPPLSDVLAVLRAQCVQYSSLVLQGLVGISQSSTTYPLSMTPLLYPVLSQSLPRGYLHELVARTHTNAAVCNKIFTPLLQGLYLSMQQASLIRNTHRRPIEALEELIEICCGPSSNVRPICRLIVHQIQFLPDIMTSAAGKEITTTSLLGPFLSVSVFAEDQLDMAETFLSGNLFVNKSITLTLQQELESIRTSLHKIFHAILASSNCREAMLTYLATLLRYNEKRAQIQTEEFSLAGDGFMLNLLSVLQKLSVKIKLDTVDPLYPFHPASFIEIKNDTRLKLTCQEVTDWLKHLERTHKWVEPKFPTQCWFLTLHCHHIALLPALQKYQRKLRTLRDVQKMLDDLQATEPQWKDSPFASRNKELIERCKEQLKHLGKSKVYTDAGLIDPVLLRRCLHFYISVAEILLSLLTQTSPGNPIPELPLPQEVPQKFTALPEWYVEDIAEFILFTLQFCPGVIINNMDNSLITWLLVVVCTPHCIRNPYLIAKIIEVIFVINPNVQGRTESLHDQVMAHPISKTLLASYLMKFYTDVETTGSSSEFYDKFSIRYHISLILKSMWDSPVHRKSIIDESNNGNQFVKFINMLMNDTTFLLDESLESLKRIHEIQELMSDLKAWSALSREQQHSRMKQLAADERQARSYLTLAKETVAMFQYLTDDITEPFLRPELVGRLCAMLNFNLQQLCGPKCKNLKVRIPQKYGWEPRALLSQLVDIYLHLDCEIFAAALAADERSFCMELFIDAANKLERSVIKSIIEIERFVALAERAADIARDNRARDADYGDAPEEFRDPLMDTLMEEPVKLPSGIVMDKAVIIRHLLNSATDPFSRQPLSEDMLTPMPDLEKRISMWKQQKKKSTKI; this comes from the exons ATGAGCGAGTTAAGCCAAGAGGAA GTAAGAAGAAGACGTATGGCTCGTTTAGCGGGCTTAGACAGCTTCAGTTCAACAGTCAATTCAAATCACAATAATGATCCAGTTTCTCCAAATACACCGGGTCCATCTAAAACATTTACAGAACAAATAATATCACCACTGAAACAACAACAATTTCAAAATCCTGGAGTACCAATGGAGATAGAAGAAAGTAATAACAAGCAATGTAGCAGTTCTGGTGTTGATATAGATTCAGGGATTGAAAATATGGAAGTTGAAGAGCCTGATAGAAAAGAATTAAAACCAAGATCACGC ACTACAAGTTCCAGTACAGAGGTAACTACAGAACAAATACATGCAGTTATATCACGTGTACTACGCATATCGTGGAAAGAACCAGCAGAGGGTTGTATATTTTTACCACAAACAGCAACATATGCGTTATCAACAAAACTCGTTGATGCCACAGAGATTATAAATCAAGCATTAATGGAGGTTTTATGCATGTTTATGAGGGATGAGGATcctttaaaagaaattaatatagaCACCTCCTCGGATAGGGAAGATAGTCCAAATAGTCAAACAAGTCCATTACAAAGTCCGGTCACAACATTTTGCCGTTGTGATATTTGTTGTAAGTCGTCGCAACCTAAAAGTCTCATTTATTTACTAGACTGCTATTCAAGAGTTGCGATTGAAGAACGAAATCACCCAAAG AAATCGAGTACACCACCACTGTCTGATGTACTAGCTGTTCTAAGGGCACAGTGTGTTCAGTATTCCAGTCTTGTACTACAAGGCCTAGTTGGTATTTCTCAGTCTTCAACCACATACCCGTTATCCATGACACCTCTTCTGTACCCAGTACTTTCGCAAAGTTTACCTCGTGGTTATTTACACGAGCTTGTTGCGAGAACGCACACAAATGCAGCagtatgtaataaaatttttacacCACTCTTACAAGGCTTGTATCTTTCGATGCAGCAAGCCAGTTTAATTAGGAATACGCATCGAAGACCGATTGAAGCATTAGAAGAGTTAATAGAAATTTGTTGTGGACCGAGTAGTAATGTACGACCAATCTGTCGTTTAATCGTTCATCAAATTCAATTTTTACCTGACATTATGACGTCGGCCGCTGGTAAAGAAATTACAACAACGTCTCTCCTTGGACCGTTTTTGTCGGTTTCTGTGTTCGCAGAGGATCAACTGGACATGGCTGAAACATTCCTCAGTGGTAATCTGTTCGTCAATAAATCGATAACTTTAACGTTACAACAAGAATTAGAAAGTATCAGAACATCACTCCATAAGATATTTCATGCGATACTCGCGAGTAGTAACTGCCGTGAAGCTATGTTAACATACTTAGCAACATTATTACGTTACAATGAAAAACGTGCTCAAATACAAACGGAAGAATTCTCTCTTGCCGGAGACGGATTTATGCTGAATCTCTTGTCGGTGTTACAAAAGCTTTCTGTAAAAATTAAACTGGACACGGTAGATCCATTGTATCCGTTTCATCCAGCaagttttattgaaataaagaacGATACAAGGCTGAAACTTACGTGCCAAGAAGTTACCGATTGGTTAAAACATTTAGAAAGGACACACAAGTGGGTCGAGCCAAAGTTTCCAACACAATGTTGGTTCCTTACTCTACATTGTCACCACATAGCGTTGTTACCGGCTTTACAGAAATACCAGAGAAAGCTGAGGACTTTACGTGATGTGCAAAAAATGCTCGATGATCTACAAGCTACCGAACCGCAATGGAAAGACAGCCCTTTCGCTAGCCGTAATAAAGAATTGATAGAACGTTGTAAGGAACAATTGAAACATCTTGGCAAATCTAAAGTATACACAGATGCTGGATTAATTGATCCTGTTTTATTGAGAAGGTGCTTGCACTTTTACATATCTGTAGCAGAGATTCTGCTAAGTTTATTGACACAAACTTCACCAGGAAATCCTATTCCCGAACTGCCTTTGCCTCAAGAGGTTCCACAAAAGTTCACAGCATTACCAGAATGGTATGTCGAAGATATTGCAGAATTTATACTATTTACTCTTCA ATTTTGCCCTGGTGTGATAATAAACAACATGGATAATTCACTCATTACATGGTTACTTGTAGTAGTATGTACTCCACATTGTATACGAAATCCGTATTTAATAGCGAAAATTATTGaagtaatatttgtaataaatcCCAACGTtcag gGACGAACTGAATCGCTCCACGATCAAGTAATGGCACATCCTATATCAAAAACGTTATTAGCATCATATTTGATGAAATTTTACACTGATGTCGAAACGACCGGCTCTAGTTCAGaattttatgataaattttCGATTCGTTATCACATTAGTTTAATACTGAAATCTATGTGGGATAGTCCAGTCCATCGCAAGTCGATCATTGATGAAAGCAATAATGGGAAtcaatttgtgaaatttattAACATGTTAATGAACGACACCACATTTTTACTTGATGAAAGTTTGGAATCGTTAAAGCGTATTCATGAAATTCAAGAACTAATGTCAGATCTTAAAGCATGGTCAGCGTTATCCCGTGAACAACAACATTCGCGGATGAAACAATTGGCTGCAGATGAGAGACAAGCCAGATCTTATCTCACTTTGGCCAAGGAAACTGTTGCTATGTTCCAATATTTAACAGATGATATTACAGAACCATTTTTGCGGCCAGAGTTAGTTGGAAGATTATGTGCCATGTTAAATTTTAATCTACAACAATTATGTGGTCCTAAATGTAAAAACTTAAAAGTAAGGATACCACAAAAATATGGGTGGGAACCAAGAGCTTTACTAAGTCAATTGGTCGACATATATCTACATCTTGATTGCGAAATTTTTGCCGCTGCTTTGGCTGCCGATGAA CGTTCATTCTGCATGGAGCTATTTATTGATGCCGCAAACAAGTTAGAAAGATCAGTAATCAAATCTATCATAGAGatagaaagatttgtagcgctTGCGGAACGTGCTGCAGATATAGCAAGGGATAATCGTGCGCGTGATGCAGATTATGGTGACGCACCGGAAGAATTTCGAGACCCACTTATGGACACACTCATGGAAGAACCTGTTAAACTTCCGTCTGGTATAGTTATGGATAAAGCAGTTATTATTAGACATCTTCTCAATAGTGCTACAGATCCTTTTAGTCGACAACCTCTCAGCGAAGATATGCTTACACCAA TGCCCGATTTGGAGAAAAGAATATCAATGTGGaaacaacaaaagaaaaaatcgacaaaaatataa